The following DNA comes from Astatotilapia calliptera chromosome 6, fAstCal1.2, whole genome shotgun sequence.
ttgcAGCTAGTTGCAGATTGAAGACTGGAAGCAACCAGTTCAGGTTGATTCCACCAGATATACTCTATTGGACGCTTTCAGGTTCTAGAGTAGAGCTTCGCACTGAAGTTCTCATCCCGGATTTCATTCTGAATTAGTGCAAGCCCCTGCAAATATCTTAAGAAATAACTATCATTCTAATCCGATGCACTGCCTTCATGTGGGGAACTTTCACTCCAAACTGTTCCTTGCACTGGTGGAGCCTATTCAGCTTGTCATGGGGCAAGAGTTTGAGGAGACCATGAACAGGTTGCTAATCTGCCACAGGgggtaacacagagagactgacaaATCAGAATTTAACATGCACATCTTTGGACTGTTGGAGGAAACGTGAGCACTCAGAGTCACAGggacaacatgcaaactccgcagagaaaggccccagccagtggattcaaacccaggacctttttCTGTGCAAACCACTGAACCACATAATGCACCGCCCATTTAATTCCAGAGCTGCAGAAGGAGCAGACTTGAAGGGGAGATTGGCTAAATTTAAACCAGACATGGTTTCTGCTTTTAATGGTTGGAGTAACTGGACTTTCTGATTGCACCCCAAGTTATATCCTGGTGTTGGACTGTTGGACTGACTCTGGGAGATTGTAATGGCAGTTTTCCCACTATTTCTTGACTGAAGAgttcataaaaaaatatttggcagGCTAAGCCCTGCACTTGTCTACAATGTCTCTCTTTTGCAAGCAAGAACATGAGAAAGCTTATTCTCCTCCGACTAACGTTCAGCCTTACAGGGACTCTCTTCTTAGACAGGTGTGGTCCTCCTGTTGGAAGCGCAGTTTCCAGGCAGCATCTCTGTGTTGTTGTGAGCAGCTGCAGCTGTTAAATGATCTACAGCCATGTCTATCTTACTGTTTTTGAGAGGCGAGGTTAAAGCGTAGAGCATGAACTCTGAGCCCACTGACACTGGTTTCGGCAAACCTGCCATGGTGGTGACTTTAGATTCAGCGGAGATGGACGGCTCCCGGTCACGGCTGAGTGATGCTCGGAAGGAGTGCGGGTCCCCTGCGCTGTGGTTGCTCCTGTAACTGTACCGGCGGCTGCGGTTCTGATAGTAACGGTTGCGGTAATACGATGAGCTTCGAGAGATGGGCGGCTTCATGAGCGAAGGCCGGCCCTTAGTGCgcaactgtctgtgtttttctatgAACACATGCACTGCCAGGACGCCCACCATCTCAGCCAGCACAAAGGACAGAGCTCCGAAATAAAAGGACCAGCCGTAGGAGTAGCTCTTCTTGTTGTCGCTCTGGCTGGGGTCACCTGAGTTGGCTGATATGTACACAATGATGCCAATGATGTTACTGAGACCTGCAGTAGTGTTCATAGAGATGAAGAGGGTCAGTCAGATGTTTATTTGTAGAGGAATTTTTGCAGTTGACTGACACGCTACATGCTATGGAGGACtaaaagtgcaaaaatgtaaatttaattagttaaattaaaaaaaattaaagacacCAGTTAAATGCACCAGAAATAACAATAATGGTTAAAAAATGCTGAATAAATACAATAAGTAATTAAATATGATACCAATTCTTGTTTCTAtttgattttcttatttttttgtatttttgttacctTTAAATGAATTTCCATTTAtttccattatttttattttattgtgtttttaaaaaaaattttttatttccttttgctGTTAATATTACTTTTGATGAATTTAATGATAGAGAATTATTGAGTCGTtcaatcattatttatttttggccctTTTGATCCTCCATACAACAAGAAAGTACAACCATTAAAACACCtgaagaaaatactttttttttaaaaagaaaaaaaaagataaaataccaGAAAGACTAACATagaaaaacataattaataacagtaaaaaaaaaaggggggggggggtatacaTAAAATCTAACATCACTGACAAAAAGCTTTTAATTCTGTGTTTCAGAATTAATAAGGGACTGAATGAAGAGCCACAATAATAATCATGCTGCTGAAACAACTCTGTGTGTCTGACCTGCAGAGACAAAGAGTATACCCGCAGTGAGAATGACATTATAGCGTGACTTGTAGAACTCGCTGGCAGCTACGCAGACACCCCCAAGAAATAATAACCCCACACTGAGGATGGGGAAGAGGCTGGAGGCTCGTACCGCTCCTGTGCAGAGGACAGGAGAACGAGGGTATTAAGACACCACGCAAATACCTCACACTGTCATCACAGCTGTTAAAAGTTCATGCAATTATTTGAGACCCACGCAGTAAGTATTCAGCAGCGTCCTGCTCGTAGTCTGCATCGTCAGGAAAGTGATCGATGTCCTTGCAAACACCCCGAAATGTccctgaaaacagaaaatcagacAATTACATCATTTTGTAACAAAAGTTGCTCAGCTTTGTCATTTTCCCCTGTCTCCCTCTTCTTCTGTACTTGATGCAAATGTAAAATATGCACAGGTATCTTCTCAGGTCGGTTTTTACTCAACCTGTCCACCTTCTAACCGTTTAACATGAATCAGTGCCCTCTTGTGGCCCTttactgtgtttatattgtgCTTGTGAGTTATGAGCATGCCCAAAGAGTCACTTTATGGCTTCACTTGTTCAGCCTATCAGATTTTAAACCTGGAGGACACAGTGTTGCAGTGGCTGTCCACACTCACTCATGTCATGTGATCACTTTTAGTTTTAGCTTGTCTCAAGTGAAAAGACAAATATTCCACTATCGCTCAACGCTACTGTATATGGCACAGACAGATAATAACCCTCGTAAGCTGTGAAGGCTCTGATGCATTATAATGATGCCTGGAAATACAAACATCAGCCTTTGTAACCTTTGGCCGCGAGATGCCTTTTAGTATTTGCGCACACAGGATCGTATTGACAAATGTGTCCCTGTGAGCCCGCCCTGATTGACCAGTATCGATGATGTGGCTCGGTCCCCATGGTTACCAAAACAAAACTCATTCATTAACAACAGATAAGCTGCGGCGAATAGGGCTGAGAGAAAAGATGTGAGGTGTAAAGTTATTCAAATTATTGTCACATTAGAAACAAGAGATCAGATCATCTGTCTCCATCTGGCTCAACAACAAATTTGTCTCTGAGCGCTTTTTTCGTGCATCACGATTATCTTCATCTATCTGCCTGTTTATGGCTTTTTTTTGCAATGCAGGCAAACTGACCAACACGCAGTCACACCAGACTGTTAAAGCACTGATGACCTCTGCATGCTCTGTTTCCTCTCCATTAAACCTTTTTTAGGTTGGCTTGGTTTTACAGGCGGCAGGGGCAGCAGCAGAGGGAGGGGATGCAAGGGAAGTGGGAAGGAAATCGAAAAGCCAAGCATTTTCTCTTCATTCAGAAACTtagcaaagcaaaacagaacCAAGGATATAGGGTGAGAGAAGTATTGGTAGTGCTATTAAAGAgaaatgaataattaaaaatgtaatttctatCCATCATATAGCCAGGACTAAACCTTCTCTATAGTCTTCTTTAAGATGTGTCCTCATGACACCAGCAAACAATCAAAATCATCTGCACAGTGCaagtaaaaaatagtttttacatATTAGTCACATATTTATAGTTACAATCACTATAACAGGGTATTTTTATGTCGGATTTCTACTTTTCGTGATACAGAATATAAATACTCCACTCAACTGTTGAGTGCAGAACATTTTCAGGTCTGTAATAGTATTACTATGTAGCTGCTGTTGTATGATTTATCGATGTAGCAATTATCACCCGATAGAGAAACATGATGCACAGCTTTGTTTATATATTCAGCCCGTTAGAGACCTGCTTGTAAGAACCGACAGTGTTATTGCTATTTAATATTGAGTTGCCCATTTATATCCTATTTAATTTATTAGATTAACAAGTCATAGTCACATAAACACACCATAGTGCATATTTACTATGTTTAGATTGAccatttttgttgtgtttcactCTGGGCTGTTTTATAAGCTTCTAATGTGAAACCACATGCAGGTGTAGTGTGACTCCCACCCTCTGTGCAGCAGGTCCTCCACAGACCGGAGTGGGTCAGGACCTCTTCGTTCTTGCGGACCGTCTCGTTGTCGCTCAGGGTCTTAGAGCGGCACACCCCTCGGGAGTACAGCCAATAGTCCGTTCCCACGGCGATGGTCATGAGGCTGAAGGCACAGAAAGCCCCTGCTGTGGTCAGAAGCATCAGCACACCCCGGTTAAACACCCTCatgtctcctcctccctctgagGACCGAGTCTGGCAGAGTTTAGAGGTTGTTCAAAACTTTCCCTCTGTGTCTGATCTTTGAGTTGATCCAGGAAGGAAACTCCGAGCACATCTTCTGCCGCCCCATTTTCCTCTAAACTATAAAACTTTGTTCACAAAGATGTTTCCATGTTAAAGGCACAGAAGCTTGATGTCATCTTGTTGGCTGTGCAGAACAAGTAAAGAAACGGCGCTGAAAGTTGGAGGAAATGATAGAGGAAAGTAGTCTGGAGAAAATGGCATCAGCGGCATGTTTCTCGACTCGTTCTAGTTTGTTGTAGCCCAACTCTGCACGGGCTCAGTCTGCAGAATGACCCCGCCTGTCtgattgtatgtgtgtgtgcatttgtccgtgtgtgtgtgtgtccctgtcaCTAAGAATAGCACAGGCCTCATGCAAACCAGTTCATAGTCCACCAGGTCAGCACCATGGAGAGCAGCAAGAGAGCAGAAAGTAGTGCGCATTATTTTCTGGCAAAGACACAATAAAACCTTTAACTCAGCCTAAAAACACTTCAATTTAGAACTGCAAAAAGGcaactttacattttaaattcagtCTTAAAGTGGAGATAAGTGCCCGTGAACACTACAGCAGAGCTTCTTtggtctctctcctctttagcCTGTAGGATGCAACATCcatgtttttgaaaaaatacaaaaattagcAAATTTTGATTAATCTGACCAGAGAACggttttccactttgcctcagtgCATTTTAAGTGAGTATCGGTTCAGAAAAGATGGAGACGTTTCTGGATCATGCTCACATGTGGCTTCTTCTTTGTATGATTGAGCTTTAAGCAGCATTACTGGATTATAAAatgaactgtgttcacagatgTCGCTTTcaggaagtgttcctgagcccatgcagtgattttAATGTCATTCCTGTTTTGATTTCAGTGCTGCTTGAGGGCTCAA
Coding sequences within:
- the cacng3a gene encoding voltage-dependent calcium channel gamma-3 subunit; protein product: MRVFNRGVLMLLTTAGAFCAFSLMTIAVGTDYWLYSRGVCRSKTLSDNETVRKNEEVLTHSGLWRTCCTEGTFRGVCKDIDHFPDDADYEQDAAEYLLRAVRASSLFPILSVGLLFLGGVCVAASEFYKSRYNVILTAGILFVSAGLSNIIGIIVYISANSGDPSQSDNKKSYSYGWSFYFGALSFVLAEMVGVLAVHVFIEKHRQLRTKGRPSLMKPPISRSSSYYRNRYYQNRSRRYSYRSNHSAGDPHSFRASLSRDREPSISAESKVTTMAGLPKPVSVGSEFMLYALTSPLKNSKIDMAVDHLTAAAAHNNTEMLPGNCASNRRTTPV